The following proteins are co-located in the Flavobacterium sp. CECT 9288 genome:
- the ccoS gene encoding cbb3-type cytochrome oxidase assembly protein CcoS has translation MSVIYLLISISILVAIGFFIAFIRAVKTGQYDDDYTPSVRMLFEDELIQKETKNKEESLKTEYLETQK, from the coding sequence ATGAGTGTCATTTATTTATTAATATCCATCAGTATTCTAGTAGCTATAGGTTTTTTTATAGCATTTATTAGAGCAGTCAAAACAGGACAATATGATGATGATTATACTCCCTCTGTTCGAATGCTTTTTGAGGATGAGTTAATTCAAAAAGAAACAAAAAATAAGGAAGAGTCTTTAAAAACAGAATATCTAGAAACTCAAAAATAA
- a CDS encoding heavy metal translocating P-type ATPase metal-binding domain-containing protein — MEKNNCFHCGLDVIKAEEIFFDDKIFCCTGCKTVYEIFNQNDLKSYYDFEKSPGATPQNTNGKYDFLDNESIVSKLLEFKENETTIISLNIPHIHCSSCIWILENLQRLQKGISTSQVNFPEKRVRITFNSATVSVKEIVLLLSSIGYEPYISLENYESGKAVVDRSLTYKLGVAFFCFGNIMLLSFPEYFEVKEYWLDHYRGFFRWLIFALSLPSFFYSASGYYVSAYKSIKTKMLNIDIPIALGIIVMFVRSTFDIIMDYGSGFFDSLTGLIFFMLLGKMFQIKTYSFLSFERDFKSYFPIAITKVNPDGTELSIPIYEVEKGNRLLIRNQELIPVDGILLSEKAEIDYSFVTGEAVPIVKYSGDKVFAGGKQIGKMIEMEVLQTVSQSYLTQLWSNDVFQKNVEQKHKTITDKISRYFTPILLLIAFIGFGYWIFINANTAFNVFTAVLIVACPCALALTAPFTFGNVLRILGKQKFYLKNALVIEQLAKVDTIVFDKTGTITTNKKSKITYVPPSEINGIEVQEAAINSKTNALIKNALRGSNHPLSRMLYDFLPETKLIKVENFEEQAGKGIQALVAGSSIKIGSRDFVLHTNLETDNKGLDSEVELENTVVYITIDEVYYGKYIFMNQYRDGLAKLFQDLSKKYEIKILSGDNDGERATLEALLPKGTALIFNQKPEQKLEFIKALQAEGKNVMMVGDGLNDAGALAQSHIGISISENVNVFSPACDAILDAEEFQKLNFFLQYSKDAITTIKMSFVVSLLYNVVGLGFAITGNLLPLVAAIIMPLSTITIVSFVTVMSNYYAKRKH; from the coding sequence ATGGAGAAAAACAACTGTTTCCATTGTGGATTAGATGTCATAAAAGCCGAAGAAATATTTTTTGACGATAAAATTTTTTGTTGCACGGGTTGTAAAACAGTGTATGAAATTTTCAATCAAAACGATTTAAAAAGCTATTATGATTTTGAGAAATCACCTGGAGCAACACCGCAAAATACAAATGGAAAATATGATTTTTTAGACAATGAAAGTATTGTATCAAAACTATTGGAATTCAAAGAAAATGAAACAACAATTATTTCACTTAACATACCACACATACATTGTAGCTCGTGTATTTGGATTCTGGAAAATTTACAACGTCTTCAAAAAGGCATAAGCACTTCACAGGTCAACTTTCCTGAAAAGAGAGTACGCATTACCTTTAACTCCGCTACGGTATCTGTCAAAGAAATTGTTTTATTGCTGAGTTCTATAGGCTATGAACCTTATATAAGTTTAGAAAACTACGAATCTGGTAAGGCTGTTGTAGATAGAAGTTTGACCTACAAACTGGGTGTTGCTTTCTTTTGTTTTGGGAATATTATGTTACTTTCTTTTCCAGAATATTTTGAAGTTAAGGAGTATTGGCTGGACCACTATCGAGGTTTTTTTAGATGGTTAATATTTGCTTTATCATTGCCTAGTTTTTTCTACTCGGCAAGCGGTTATTATGTGTCTGCCTACAAGAGTATAAAAACCAAAATGCTCAATATTGATATTCCTATTGCCTTAGGAATTATTGTAATGTTTGTGCGCAGTACTTTTGATATTATCATGGATTATGGTTCTGGTTTTTTTGATAGTTTGACAGGACTTATCTTTTTTATGCTCCTTGGCAAAATGTTCCAAATAAAAACCTATAGTTTTTTGAGTTTTGAAAGAGATTTTAAGTCTTATTTCCCTATTGCAATAACTAAAGTTAATCCTGACGGAACGGAGTTGAGTATTCCTATTTATGAGGTTGAAAAAGGAAATAGATTGCTGATTAGAAATCAAGAACTCATTCCCGTTGATGGTATATTACTGTCTGAAAAAGCAGAAATAGACTATAGTTTTGTTACCGGAGAAGCAGTTCCCATTGTAAAGTATTCTGGAGATAAAGTTTTTGCAGGTGGAAAACAAATTGGGAAGATGATAGAAATGGAAGTCTTGCAAACCGTTTCTCAAAGCTATTTAACACAGCTGTGGAGTAATGATGTGTTCCAGAAAAATGTGGAGCAAAAACACAAAACAATTACTGACAAAATCAGTCGATATTTTACTCCGATATTATTGTTAATTGCTTTTATAGGGTTTGGATATTGGATTTTTATTAATGCCAATACTGCTTTTAATGTTTTTACCGCCGTTCTTATTGTAGCATGTCCTTGCGCGCTTGCATTGACCGCTCCATTCACTTTTGGGAATGTCTTACGAATTTTAGGAAAACAAAAATTTTACCTTAAAAATGCTTTGGTTATAGAACAATTAGCCAAAGTAGACACCATAGTTTTTGACAAAACAGGAACAATTACTACCAATAAAAAATCTAAAATTACGTATGTGCCACCCAGCGAAATAAATGGGATTGAAGTTCAAGAGGCCGCAATTAATTCAAAAACTAATGCATTAATAAAAAATGCGCTACGAGGTTCAAATCATCCGTTGAGCAGAATGTTATATGATTTTTTACCTGAAACAAAATTGATTAAAGTAGAGAATTTTGAAGAACAAGCTGGTAAAGGTATTCAAGCTCTGGTTGCTGGAAGTAGTATAAAAATTGGTTCAAGAGATTTTGTGCTCCATACAAATTTGGAGACGGATAATAAAGGTTTAGATAGTGAAGTTGAACTTGAAAATACCGTTGTATACATTACCATTGACGAAGTTTATTATGGGAAATATATCTTCATGAATCAGTATAGAGATGGTTTAGCGAAACTTTTTCAAGATTTGAGTAAGAAGTACGAAATTAAAATTTTATCAGGAGATAATGATGGAGAAAGAGCTACTCTTGAAGCTCTTTTGCCGAAAGGTACAGCATTAATTTTTAATCAAAAACCAGAACAAAAACTAGAGTTTATCAAAGCTTTGCAGGCCGAAGGTAAGAATGTGATGATGGTAGGCGATGGACTTAATGATGCGGGTGCATTGGCGCAAAGCCATATCGGAATATCTATTTCAGAGAATGTGAATGTGTTTTCGCCTGCTTGCGATGCTATTTTGGATGCCGAAGAGTTTCAAAAACTAAACTTCTTTTTACAGTATTCTAAAGATGCTATTACCACTATAAAAATGAGCTTTGTAGTTTCATTACTGTATAATGTAGTGGGATTAGGATTTGCCATAACAGGAAATTTATTACCACTTGTAGCGGCTATTATTATGCCATTGAGTACCATAACTATAGTCAGTTTTGTTACGGTAATGAGTAATTATTATGCTAAAAGAAAACACTAG
- a CDS encoding Crp/Fnr family transcriptional regulator, whose amino-acid sequence MSKCEQCIVREFSSLKALTKQELVQLSDCKTSHIVKKGEIIFKEGDTVNGIYCIKDGVCKLIKLSANGKDHIVKLVTKGELLGQRSMISEEPVNLSAVALDDMQVCFIPKSEVMGYFDKNNKFSMNVMKTICGDLKEADDQMVNLAQKTVKERLAETLLYLHDTFGTNEDASLKVQLSRDDLASMIGTATESCIRLLSDFKKLGLIELSGKKIVLLDLSKLKKLAE is encoded by the coding sequence ATGAGTAAATGTGAACAATGTATCGTGCGCGAATTCAGTTCCTTGAAAGCCCTTACTAAACAAGAGCTCGTGCAATTATCTGATTGTAAAACGTCTCATATTGTAAAAAAAGGAGAAATAATATTTAAGGAAGGAGATACTGTAAACGGAATTTACTGTATTAAAGATGGTGTTTGCAAACTCATCAAGCTTAGCGCCAATGGAAAAGACCATATTGTAAAACTGGTAACCAAAGGGGAATTACTAGGCCAAAGATCTATGATAAGTGAGGAGCCTGTTAATTTAAGTGCAGTAGCGCTTGATGATATGCAGGTTTGTTTTATTCCAAAATCAGAAGTGATGGGATATTTTGACAAAAACAACAAGTTCTCTATGAATGTAATGAAAACTATTTGCGGCGATCTAAAAGAAGCCGATGATCAAATGGTTAATCTAGCTCAAAAAACAGTCAAAGAAAGACTTGCCGAAACTTTGCTCTATTTGCATGATACTTTTGGAACAAATGAGGATGCATCCCTAAAAGTGCAACTTTCTAGAGATGATTTAGCTAGCATGATAGGCACTGCAACAGAAAGTTGCATTAGACTACTTTCTGACTTTAAAAAGCTAGGGCTCATTGAACTTAGCGGAAAAAAAATAGTTTTATTAGACCTTTCTAAACTCAAAAAACTAGCCGAGTAA
- a CDS encoding APC family permease, with protein MSENKTELKRSLGLIDATSLVAGSMIGSGIFIVTSAMARDIGSAAWLLVIWIVTGLITVAAALSYGELAGMMPNAGGQFVYIQRAYGRLVSFLYGWTVFTVIQTGVIAAIAVTFANYAAIFFPVLDETLFSVGSNFVFSYQKVLAIFSIVLLTYINTKGVQSGKIVQLVFTSAKLIALFALIILGLYVGLKTDVLSDNFANMWDASKTVVNPDGTVTVTKLVGTALLGAAGATIINSLFSSDAWNNVTFIAGEIKDPKKNIPRSLFLGTVIVTVVYVLANVAYLALLPMQGSPSASDALSNGIMFANNDRVGAAAASMILGNVSVFVMAGLIMVSTFGCNSGLILSGGRLFFAMAKDGLFFKQATELNKNQVPAKALWVQCIWACVLCISGKFGDLLTYATFASLLFYILTILGVFILRKKEPHADRPYKAFGYPFVPALYIVVTVAICLTLLIYDTFNTGLGLAIVALGIPVYYLAMPKKK; from the coding sequence ATGTCAGAAAATAAAACCGAGTTAAAACGTTCTTTAGGATTGATTGATGCAACCAGTTTAGTTGCAGGTTCCATGATAGGATCAGGAATATTTATTGTAACATCGGCAATGGCCAGAGATATAGGATCGGCGGCTTGGTTGCTCGTGATTTGGATTGTGACCGGCTTAATTACCGTTGCAGCTGCGTTAAGTTATGGCGAGCTAGCAGGAATGATGCCTAATGCAGGTGGTCAATTTGTGTATATTCAGCGTGCATACGGTAGGCTTGTTTCCTTTTTATATGGCTGGACTGTTTTTACGGTAATTCAAACAGGAGTTATTGCAGCTATAGCAGTAACTTTTGCAAATTATGCTGCTATTTTTTTTCCGGTTTTAGATGAAACGCTATTTTCTGTAGGATCGAATTTTGTTTTTTCGTACCAAAAAGTTTTAGCCATTTTCAGTATTGTTTTACTTACTTATATCAATACTAAGGGCGTTCAAAGTGGTAAAATAGTTCAACTTGTTTTTACTTCGGCAAAATTAATCGCGCTATTTGCCTTGATTATTTTAGGATTGTATGTAGGGTTAAAAACGGATGTTTTATCGGATAATTTTGCAAACATGTGGGACGCTAGCAAAACGGTAGTTAACCCAGATGGAACTGTAACTGTTACAAAACTTGTAGGGACAGCGCTTTTAGGTGCTGCGGGTGCTACTATTATAAACTCTTTGTTTTCCAGTGATGCTTGGAATAATGTTACCTTTATAGCAGGTGAAATTAAAGATCCTAAAAAAAATATACCTCGCAGTTTGTTTCTAGGAACGGTCATTGTGACTGTAGTTTATGTGTTGGCTAATGTGGCTTATTTAGCGTTACTGCCAATGCAAGGTTCGCCTAGTGCAAGTGATGCCTTGAGTAACGGAATCATGTTTGCTAATAATGATAGAGTAGGTGCGGCAGCAGCAAGTATGATATTGGGAAATGTAAGTGTCTTTGTTATGGCAGGATTAATCATGGTATCCACTTTTGGTTGTAATAGCGGATTAATCCTCTCTGGTGGAAGATTGTTTTTTGCAATGGCAAAGGATGGTTTGTTTTTTAAACAAGCCACCGAATTAAATAAAAATCAAGTCCCAGCCAAAGCCTTGTGGGTACAGTGTATTTGGGCTTGTGTGTTGTGTATTTCGGGAAAATTTGGAGATTTATTGACGTATGCTACTTTTGCATCCTTACTGTTTTATATCTTGACTATTTTAGGGGTTTTTATCCTTAGAAAAAAAGAACCTCATGCTGATAGACCTTATAAAGCATTTGGTTATCCCTTTGTTCCTGCACTTTATATTGTAGTCACGGTGGCTATTTGTCTTACCTTATTAATTTATGACACCTTCAATACCGGACTAGGATTAGCTATTGTTGCATTGGGAATCCCTGTTTATTATTTAGCAATGCCTAAAAAAAAGTAA
- the mazG gene encoding nucleoside triphosphate pyrophosphohydrolase has product MNTRAAQLQAFDRLLTIMDDLREKCPWDQKQTMQSLRHLTIEETYELGDAILDNDLNEVKKELGDLLLHIVFYAKIGSETSDFDIADVCHEISEKLIHRHPHIYSDTVVKDEEEVKQNWEKLKLKEGKKSVLEGVPKSLPALVKASRIQDKVKGVGFDWEETHQVWDKVQEELEELQVEVQTGDQDKIEAEFGDVLFSMINYARFLNVNPEDALERTNKKFIKRFQYLESKASELGKPLMDMTLAEMDIFWEEAKRLPNK; this is encoded by the coding sequence ATGAATACAAGAGCCGCACAACTACAAGCATTTGACAGACTACTTACTATAATGGATGATTTGAGGGAAAAATGTCCTTGGGATCAAAAACAAACCATGCAATCCTTGCGTCATCTTACAATTGAAGAAACCTATGAACTTGGTGATGCTATTTTAGATAATGATTTAAATGAAGTGAAGAAGGAATTGGGAGATCTCTTGTTGCACATTGTTTTTTATGCTAAAATAGGAAGTGAAACTAGTGATTTTGATATTGCTGATGTGTGTCATGAAATTTCTGAAAAATTGATACACCGTCATCCCCACATTTATAGTGATACAGTAGTGAAGGACGAAGAAGAAGTCAAGCAAAATTGGGAGAAATTAAAACTCAAAGAAGGTAAGAAATCTGTTTTGGAAGGAGTTCCTAAAAGTTTGCCGGCCTTAGTCAAAGCCAGTCGAATTCAGGATAAAGTGAAAGGAGTAGGATTTGATTGGGAAGAGACGCATCAAGTTTGGGATAAAGTGCAAGAGGAATTAGAGGAACTACAAGTTGAAGTGCAAACGGGAGATCAGGACAAGATAGAAGCGGAGTTTGGTGACGTTTTGTTTTCAATGATTAATTACGCCCGATTTTTGAATGTTAATCCCGAAGATGCCTTGGAACGAACCAATAAAAAATTCATTAAACGATTTCAGTATTTGGAAAGTAAAGCTTCAGAGTTAGGAAAACCTTTAATGGATATGACATTGGCTGAAATGGATATTTTTTGGGAAGAAGCGAAGCGTCTTCCTAACAAATAG
- a CDS encoding DUF5606 domain-containing protein, whose amino-acid sequence MNLEKILAISGKPGLYILKVQTRSGFVAESLADGKKITVNLKSNVSLLSEISIYTYEGEKPLSEIMQTIADKENKGEALSHKAENAKLMEYFKVILPNYDEDRVYPSDIKKILNWYGILQSKGLLNDDAPATAEEPSAPAVEEVNEEATEKPAKKAKAKKE is encoded by the coding sequence ATGAATTTAGAAAAAATATTAGCCATTTCAGGAAAACCAGGTTTGTACATTTTGAAAGTACAAACTAGATCAGGATTTGTGGCTGAGTCATTAGCTGATGGAAAAAAAATTACAGTAAACTTAAAAAGTAATGTAAGCTTACTTTCTGAAATTTCGATTTATACTTACGAAGGTGAAAAACCATTATCTGAAATCATGCAAACTATTGCAGATAAAGAAAATAAAGGTGAAGCTTTATCTCATAAAGCTGAAAACGCAAAATTAATGGAGTATTTCAAAGTTATTTTGCCTAATTATGATGAAGATAGAGTATACCCATCTGATATTAAAAAAATATTAAACTGGTACGGAATTTTACAATCAAAAGGATTGCTTAATGATGATGCTCCAGCTACTGCCGAAGAGCCAAGTGCACCGGCTGTTGAAGAAGTTAATGAAGAAGCTACAGAAAAACCAGCTAAAAAAGCAAAAGCTAAAAAAGAATAA
- the def gene encoding peptide deformylase: MILPIIAYGDPVLRKTGELVTADFPNLKEIISNMYETMYNAHGVGLAAPQVGLALRIFVIDTTPFSDDDELDSTEQNKLKGFKKTFINARMVKEEGELWSFNEGCLSIPDVREDVYRNPTITLEYCEEDFVMKTEVFDGLIARVIQHEYDHIEGVLFTDKISSLKKRLIQKKLKNILEGKTFQEYRMKFFGKKGR, encoded by the coding sequence ATGATTTTACCAATTATAGCTTACGGCGATCCCGTATTAAGAAAAACAGGAGAACTTGTTACTGCAGATTTTCCTAATCTAAAGGAAATCATTTCAAATATGTATGAAACCATGTATAATGCTCATGGTGTGGGTCTTGCAGCTCCTCAGGTAGGTCTTGCTTTACGCATATTTGTAATAGACACAACTCCTTTTAGCGATGACGATGAACTAGATTCTACAGAACAAAATAAATTGAAAGGGTTTAAAAAAACTTTTATCAATGCTAGAATGGTAAAAGAAGAAGGGGAATTATGGAGTTTTAATGAAGGATGCTTAAGTATTCCAGATGTAAGAGAGGATGTTTACAGAAATCCAACGATTACATTAGAGTATTGCGAAGAAGATTTTGTAATGAAAACTGAAGTATTTGACGGACTCATAGCCCGCGTAATTCAACATGAATACGATCATATTGAAGGCGTTTTATTTACGGATAAAATTTCGTCTTTAAAAAAACGATTGATTCAAAAGAAATTAAAAAACATATTAGAAGGGAAAACTTTTCAGGAGTACCGAATGAAATTTTTCGGAAAAAAGGGAAGATAA